DNA from Amorphoplanes friuliensis DSM 7358:
GGTGGCGACACCGGTGAAGTCGTCGCTGGACAGCCGGGTGTTACCCCACTGCTGACTGCGGTACGTGTCGTTGGGCGTGGCGAGCGCGGTCACCGGCACCTCCACGGCGGCCTCGCCCAGTGCGTCGGCTTTCCGACGCTCCTCGGCGACGGTGGCCGCCTCGACCTCGACGAAGGTGGGCCGGCCGCCGGCGTCCAGCACGGTGGCGATGGTGTCCACCGACGCGCCGTCCCGCGGACCGGCCACGGCAGCCAGCGGGGTGGCGAGCGTCACCGCCCCGATCGCGGCCAGGGCGGCGACACCCGTCCTCCGTGCCAAATGACCGCGCATGAGCTACCTCGCTTCGAGTCCGGGCTGGTACAGCCCATTCCTTCGGCACGGCGGCGCCCAACTGCAGAAAATTGCGCTGGTGTCTCGCAAAAGCAAAAGGCCGTACAGCCTGAAGGCTGTACGGCCTGGTGGTACGGGGTGCGCCGCGTAGGACTTGAACCTACAACCCGCGGATTAAGAGTCCGCTGCTCTGCCAGTTGAGCTAGCGGCGCTCGCTGACAACGCAGAAACATTAACACGGGGTCCGGGGGACCCTGAAATCGGGCCGCCCGCATGATCGTCCGATGCATCCTTGCCCGCCGGGAGGACCCCCGGCGTTGCGCGGGTAAGGCAGGATGTGCCCGCGGAACGTGAGAACGGGGCACACAATGACAAGCATGCGGCGCTCGGTCGTGGCGGTAGTGACGTTGGTGGTGGTCACGCCACTGGCTCTGGCTGCCTGCAGTGGTGACGAGGACAAACCCTCTCCCGCTGCGTGGGTCGGTGCCTCGTCGGCACCCCCGCCCTCGGGGTCGGTTCCGGAGTCCGGATCGACGGAGCCCGGTGCCACCGGTGGGGCCGGTGCGGTGTCGCTCACTGTGACGCCTGCCACGGGCAAGAAGAACGTGCCGGTCAGCACGGAGATCGGCTTCAAGGTCTCCGGCGGCAAGGTCACGACCGTCGCGCTCAAGGACGCCGGCGGCAAGGCCGTCTCGGGCGAGCTGCGCGAGGACGGTTCCGCCTGGGTGCCGAGCAAGACCCTCAAGACCTCCAAGAAGTACGACGCGACGGTCACCGCCGTCGACGCCGCGGGTGCGAAGAAGACGGTCACCACCTCGTTCACCACCATGGGCAAGGCCGGCAAGCAGACCGGTACGGGCCTGTACCTCTTCGACGACCGCACGTACGGCGTGGCCATGCCGGTCGTGGTCGAGTTCAACCCCGGTATCAAGAAGAAGGACCGTGCCGCCGTACAGAAACGGATGTTCGTGAAGACCGAGCCGGCGCAGCCGGGAGTCTGGTCGTGGACGTCGAGCGGCACCCAGGCCTACTACCGCGGGCCGAGCTACTGGAAGACCGGCACCAAGCTCACCGTGCGTATCGCCGTCGGTGGCCTGCCCACGGGCAGTGGCCGCTACGGCGACCGGGACCGGGCCGCGACCTCCAAGATCGGCCGCAGTTTCATCATGAAGGTCGACAACAAGACCAAGAAGATGACGGTCGTCCAGGACGGCAAGACCGTCCGTACGCTGCCCGTCAGCCTGGGCAAGAAGAGCACCCCGTCGTCGAGCGGCACCATGGTCGTGATGGAGAAGAAGGCGGCCACCGTCTTCGACACCACCGCCGAGCTGGGCCCCACGGAGGGTTACCGCACCGAGATCGAGTACGCCCAGCGCATCACCTGGAGCGGCCAGTACATCCACTCCGCGCCCTGGTCCGTCGGAGCCCAGGGAAACCGGAACGTGTCGCACGGGTGTGTCAATGTGTCCCCGTCGAACGCCCGCTGGCTGTTCGACAAGACCTTGATCGGTGATCCGATCACCGTTCGGGGTACAGGAGACAAGCTGGCGGCCGGCAACGGCTGGACGGCGTGGGACATGAGCTGGAAAGAATTCGTGAAGGGCAGCGCTCTTCCGGTCTCCGCCGAGCTGGCGGCGGCCCAGGGCGACGCCTGAAACTTGAAGCGTAAAGTGGGACCGGCGGCGGAACCACTCTCCCGGGGTCGCGGCACGAATCCGGGATTGGTGGCCCGGCATTCACGAGAGAAGATGGACGCCGGGACGACAGCGCGGTGAGAGGGATCATGGGACTTCGTGGAGAACGGTCGACGGACGTGGATGCGATCCGCCTGACCGCCCGGGCCGGACGACGGCCGTGGCGGATGGCCGCGGCGGCGCTGGTGGCCGCGAGTGTGCTGGTCAGCGCGGGTGCGTGCAGCGGCGACAAGGCCGAGACCCCCTCCTGGCAGGGTGGCGGTCAGGGTTCCTCCGAGGCCCCCTCGCCCCAGCCGACGCTGAGCACGGTGGCGGTCACGTCACCGGCCGCGGACGCCAAGGACGTCGCTGCCTCGACCGAGATCAAGTACGACTCCGAGGACGCCGACAACACCTCCGTCGAGGTCAAGGACGCCGACGGTGGCGAGGTCAAGGGCACTCTCGACAAGGACTCCAAGGTCTTCACGCCGGCCAAGGCGCTCGGCTGGGGCAAGACCTACACGGTCACGGTCAACGGCACCCCTTCGGGTGACAAGGGTGGCTCCACGACGAGCACCTTCACGGTCATGAAAAAGCCGTCGAAGCTGGTGCGCGTGACGAGCTTCCTCGGCGACGGCCAGACGGTCGGTGTCGGCATGCCGATGATCGTCAAGTTCGGCCGCTCGGTCCCCGAGAAGTACCGCGACGACGTCCAGCGCCGCATGACGGTGACCGCGTCGCCGGTGCAAGAGGGCATCTGGCACTGGATCAGCCCGACCGAGGTGCACTACCGCCCGAAGACGTACTGGAAGGCCTACACCAAGATCTTCTACAAGGTGCAGCTCGCCGGTGTGCCGATGGGCGACGGCTGGTACGGCCGCTCCGACCTCACCGTCGACCTCAAGGTCGGCCGCTCGTTCGTCATGACGGTCTCCAACAAGACCAAGAAGATGACGGTCAAGCAGGACGGCAAGGTCGTCAAGACCATCCCGGTCAGCCTCGGCAAGAAGGACACCCCGTCCTCGAGCGGCACCATGGTCGTCATCGAGAAGAAGGAACACACCGTCTTCGACACGATGGCCGAGCTCGGCCCCGAAGAGGGCTACCGCACCAAAATCGACTACGCCCAGCGCATCACCTGGAGCGGCCAGTTCATCCACGCCGCCCCCTGGTCCGAGGGCGTCCAGGGCCGCACCAACGTCTCCCACGGCTGCGTCAACGTCTCCATGGCCATGGGCAAGTGGCTCTTCGGCCGCACGATGCTCGGCGACCCGATCACGGTCAGCGGCACCGAGGAAAAGCTGAAGAACGGCAACGGCTGGACCGACTGGAACATGAGCTGGGACGAATACAAAAAGGGCAGCGCGATCTGATCGCCCACCCACAACCGCAGTGACGCGGGCCGGTCGTTCCTCGACCGGCCCGCGTGCTGTTTCCCCAGGTACGCCCCCAGCCCCCTTACCCTGAGCTGATGCCGCGATCACTGCCCGTTGTGCTGCTCCTCGTCCTGATCGCCGCCGTCACCACCGGCTGCTCCGACGACACCCAGCCCCCAGCCGCAGCGCCGACCCCATCGGCCTCCGTCGCCGCCCAGCTCGACGACCCGCCGGGCACCCTCACCTGCACCAAGGTCGTCTCCGCGGTCCGCGAAGGAACCCTGATGACCCCGGGCGTGGTCACCGACATCGTCACCGCAAGCACCACCGCCGACGCCCCGGTGGCCGACGAAGCCCAGCGCTTGTCCACGGCTTTCACGGCCGCGGTCGCCGCCCACAACACCGACAACGAACCGGACGCGATCGCCGCGGTGAGCGCCGCCGCAGCCGCGATGGTGAAAGTCTGCGGCGACTCCGGCCTGGAAACGGTCGGCTGAACCGACCCGCCCAGCGCCCCGAGCCGCCCGCTTCGGGTTCGCTCGGCCCTGCTCGACGCCACCCAGCCGGCTCGGCCCGCCCGCCCCGGTCGCCCCGGTCGCCCAGGAGCCCAGCAGTCCCGGTCCACTAGTCGCGGTCCGGCCAGTCCCGGTCCTGCCGATCCCAGCCCGGCCCAATCCACCCCAGCCTGGGCATTGCAGCCCAGAAGACCAGCCCATCGCAGCCCGGCCATCGCAGCACGGCTCACCCAGCTCGGCCCGGCCACCCCACCCCAGCTCGACCCGGCCCGGCCGGGCCCCAGCTCGGCCGGGCCTGGCGCGCGCGTTCCGGGGCAGCTCGCCCCTCCCACCCGTCCCAGCCCGCCGACATCACCCCAGCTCGGCCCATCCCGGCCCACCCATCCCGGCCCATCCCGGCCCACCCATCCCGGCCCGGCCCGGCCCACCCCAGCCCGGCACGGCACGGCACGGCCCAGCCCATCCCGGCCCACCCATCCCGGCCCGGCCCGGCCCGGCCCACCCCAGCCCGGCACGGCACGGCACGGCACGGCACGGCACGGCCCAGCCCAGCCCGGGTCCGGCCCGGCCTAGCTCCACTCCCGCCCGACCTCAACGCAGCCCGCCCAGCCCGACCTCAACCCAACCCGCCCGGCCCGCCCGGCCCGGCCCGCCCGGCCCCGCCCGGCCCACCCCAACCCGACCTCACCCAGCCCCGCCCGACCTCAACCCGGCCCGGCGCGGTGGTGGGTTGGTGGGTGGACGGTTTTGGGGTTCTACAGTGGCGGCCGTGGAGGTTGTCGAGATCCGTAGGTTTCCGGTCAAGTCGTTGGGTGGGGAGCTCCTGCAGACCGCCCAGGTTGAGGAGCGGGGCCTGGCCGGAGACAGGCTCTGGGCCGTGCGGGACGAGGACGGCAAACTCGGCAGTGGCAAGAACACCCGCCGCTTCCGCCGGATGCCGGGCCTCCTCAGCATGCGGGCCCACGGCGACGGTGTTGTCGAGCTACCCGACGGTCGCCGTTTTGCCGTCGACGATCCTGCGGGTCACCGGGCCGTCAGTCACCTGCTGTCGCGAAACGTGACGATCGAGCGGGAGCAGCAGGTCAAGCATCACGACGAGGGCCCGGTGAGCGTGATCAGCACCGCCGCCCTGCGCCGCCTCGGCGAGCTGGTCGGGGAGCCGGTCGATCCGCTGCGATTTCGGGCCAATGTGCTGGTCGATCTGCCGGGCAGTGGCTTTCTGGAGGATGGCTGGCTGGGTGGCAACGTGCAGGTCGGCCCCGAGGTGGTGCTGCGACCCGTCCGCAGGCTCACCCGGTGCGTGATGGTGGACCTGGGCCAGAAGGACGGGCGGCTGCTCAAGGCCGTGGCTGACCATCATGAGATGACGTTCGGGGTCTGGGCGACGGTCGAGCGACCGGGCCGGATCGCCGTAGCCGACTCTGTGCGGGTCGGGTGAGGACGGGTCAGGGGTGGACGCGGGCGAGGTCGTCGCGGAGTTTGGCGCGGACTTCTTCGCTGTCCGTGTGGTCGATCTCCTCGTAGATGTCGAGGGCCTGGCGCCACGCGTCGCGGGCGGCCGGTGGGTCGCCGGCGGCCAGGTGGGTGTCGCCCAGGTGGGTCAGGATGATTGCTTCGAGGCGGCGGTCGCCCTGGTCGCGGAACAGGTCGCGGGAGCGGTGGTAACACGTCACGGCCTCGGCGTAGTTGCCCAGGTGGTGGTGGACGTAGCCGACGCTGTCCCAGGAGTGGGCCGCGCCGGTCCAGTTGCCTTCCTCTTCCTGGATCTTCACCGCTAGTCGGCAGTGCTCGAGGGCTTCGGCGTAGTTGCCGAGGACGACGTGGACCCAGCCGATGTTGTTGAGCGCGCTGGCTTCGCCCGGGCGGTCGCCGTGGGTGCGGTAGATCTCCATGGCGCGGCGGCCCTGTTCGAGGGCTTCGTCGTGGCGGCCGAGGCGGCGGGCGGTGGTGCCGAGGTTGAGCAGGACGATGGCGTTCTCGCCGGTGGTGTCGTCGTCGCCGAGTAGATCCAGGGCCTTGACCAGGTGTTCGTAAGCTTCGGAGGGGCGGCCGAGCTCGCGGTGGGCGTACCCGAGGCTGTAGTGGGTCCGGGCCCTGCGGTAGCGGTCGCCGGAGCGTTCGGCGGCCTGGTGGGCGATGTTCAGGCAGGCGATCCAGTCGCGTTCGTTCCATTCGCGTTCGAAGTACGTGGCGAGCGCCCAGGGCAGCAGGAACGCGTGTTTGTCGTGCCCGGTCGCGGCGGCGAGGTCGACCGCCGCGCGCAGGACGCGTTCCTCCCGGGCGAACCAGGTCTGCGCCGCGGCCAGGTCGGCGAGCGGTTCCGGTGTCACACCGCCGACCAGGGGATCGGGCGCGAAGTGGCGCTTCGTGCGGTTCGGGTAGAGCCGCCGGTCACCGATCAGCGCCGTGTGCAGATAGAAGTCCAGCACGCGGCGGGTCGCCGCCCGGCGTTCCTCTTCCGCATCGTCGCGGTCGGTCAGTTCCCTCGCGTACGCCCGGAGCAGATCGTGGCAGCCGTACCGTCCGGCGGGTTGTTCGACAAGAAGGTTGGCCTGGATGAGCCGGGTCAGCAGGGGCCGCACCTCGGCCGCGGTCTGCCCGGCGAGACTCGCGACGGCGCCGAGGCTCGCGTCCGGGCCGGGGTGCAGGCCGAGCAGGCGGAACAGTCGTGCCGTGGCCGGGTCGAGGGTGCGGTAGGACCAGGAGAACACCGCGCGGACGTCCGTGGCCGGGTCGGCGTCGGCGAGCGCGTCGAGGCGGTGCCGGGCATCGTCGAGTTCGGCTGCGACCGTACCGAGGGAGAAGTGGGGGTGGGTTGCGGCGCGGGCCGCGGTGATGGCCAGGGCCAGGGGGAGGCCGGCGCAGGCGGTGAGGATGCGGTCGACGGCCTCGGGTTCGTCCTTGATCCGCCGGTCGCCGACGCGGCGGGCGAGCAGCGCCCGGCCGTCGGTCCCGGGCATGGTGTCGAGGCGCAGCGGCCGGGCGCCCTCGGTGGCGACCAGGCCCGACAGGGAGGCGCGGCTGGTGACGAGGGCGAGGCAGCCGGGCTCGGCGGGGAGCAGGGGCCGGACCTGGGCGGCGTCGGCGGCGTTGTCGAGCAGGATCAGCATCCGCTTGCCGGTGAGGCGGCTGCGGAACAGCGCGGACTGGGCGGGCACGTCGGCGGGGATCCGCTGGGACGGCACGCCGAGGGCGTCGAGGAAACCACGGAGGGCCTCCGCGGCGGCTGCGGGCGGGCCGTCGGGGTCGAATCCGCGCAGGTTGACGTAGAGCTGGCCGTCGGGGAAGCGGTCGCGGACCCCGTGGGCCCAGTGCACCGCGAGGGTGGTCTTGCCGACACCGGCCGTGCCGGAGACGGCCGCGACGACAAGCCCGTCGCCCTCCTCCAGGAGGTCGTCGAGGCGGGACAGTTCGGCTTCGCGGCCGGTGAAACCGCGGACGTCGAGGGGCAGCTGCCGGGGCGCGTTCGCCGGGCGGGCCGGCGGTGGCGTGGCCTGGTGTGCGGCCTCCAGCTCCGGGCCCGGCAGCGCGCCGAGCTCGTCGTGCAGGCGGTCGCGGGTGCGGCGGTACCAGGCGAGCGCTTCGGAGGGGCGGCCGTCGGCCCGTAGCGCCCGGATGAGCACCGCGGCCAGCGGCTCGACCAGGGGGTGGGCCTCGAGCATCGGCTTGAGCAGGTCGACGACCGTGCCCGGGGGAGTGCCGAGGTCGAGTTCGAGCGGGGCGAGGGTCAGTGTCGCCGAGAGCCGCTGCTGCTCCAGGTCGTCGCGGAGCTGCGCGGCCCACTCGCCCCGCAGACCGGCGAGCGGCTGGCCGTGCCAGAGCCCGAGGGCCTCGCGCAGCTGCTCGGCGCCGCCCCGCGTACGCCGGATGAGCCGCCGGAACCGGAAGAGGTCGACCCGTTCGGGGTCCGCCCGCAGGGCATAACCGCCGTTGCGGAACTCGAGCCGGACGCCGGTGTCGTCGAGTGTCTCCAGCAGCCGGCGCAACCGCAGCACGTACGTGTGCAGGGCGTTGCGGACCGTCCGTGGTGGTGTCTCGTCCCAGACCCGGTCGATGAGGACCTCGATCGGCACGGTCTGCCCGGTGTCGACGGCGAGCGCCGCGAGCACGGCACGTTGTTTGGCCGGCCCGAGGTCGAGTCGCCGCTCACCGGCGAAGAGCTCGACCGGCCCGAGGATGCGCAGATCCCACATGGCGCGGCAGCTCCCTGTCCCGGTGTGGCATTTCAGCCGTCATCAATCCGGATTTCAGAGTAGTCGCGCATCCTGCGCGTTGGTTCGACGCCACGGGGGTGGGTGGAGCCGTCGCCCGCCATCGACGGTTCCGCCCACAGGCCAGAACCGTCAGCGGTCTATTTCGGCTGGATGAGCCAGTTCCACGCCTTGCGCAGTCCTTCGGTGAAGGAGCTGTCGTCGTCGGGTGCGGGGTTCTCGGCCGGCTCCTTGAGCTCCGCGGCCGGGACAGCGACGATCACGCCGTGCTCGAAGATGCCGTCGATCTGGGCGGCACTCGCATAGCGGTGACCGTCGGACGTTTTCACGACCACGCCGTGGAAGATGTCCTCCTGGTCGTCGGCGAGCACGTGCTCGACCGTGCCGACCTTGTCACCCGCGCGGTCGTAGACCGCCGTGCCGTCGTCGAGGACCAGGAAAGACTGCGGTACCCCGAGGTCTTCGGGAGCTGTATTGTCCGACATGACTCTGCACGTACCCCGGCCGGGTGGCCGGTAACCGGCGGTCAGGTGGTCGGCGGGAGCAGCGCCACTTCGCGGTAGAAGCGGTCGATGGTCCGGACCGTCGCCTCGAACTCGTCCAGACCGAACGGCTTGGTCACGTACGCGTTCGCCCGGTGCTGGTAGCTCGACTCGATGTCGGGAGCGGCACCGGAGGTGGTCAGGATGACCACGGGGATGGCCTTGAGCCGGTCGTCGGTCTTGATCGCGGCGAGTGTCTCGCGGCCGTCCATGCGGGGCATGTTGAGGTCCAGCAGGATCAGGTCCGGGCGCTGCGCCTGCTCGTAGGGCGGGGTGCGGAGCAGGTAGTCGAGGGCCTCGCGGCCGTCGGCCACGCGGTTGACCGTTGTGCTGCGGTCGGCGTTCTCGAGCGCTTCCGAGATCATCAGGGCATCGGCATCGTCGTCGTCGACGACAAGAATCTCGAGACTCCGCACCGCTTCACCCCCTTGTTTGCAGTTCGGCAAGCATAGGGGGTCGGGGGTGGCAAGACCAGCCGGGTCTCAGCGGTTCAGTGTGTCGAGCAACCGGAGCACCCCGGGACCCAGAATCACCACGAAGATCACCGGAAACAGGCAGAACAGTACGGGGAACAGCAGCTTGATCGGCACCTTCTGGGCCTGCTCCTCGGCCCGCTGCCGCCGTTTGGTGCGCTGGTCGCGGGCGTGCTCGCGCAGGACGCCCGCGATGGGTACGCCGAGCTCGCCCGCCTGCACGACCGCGGTGACAAAACTCTGCAGCTCACGGACGGTGGTCCGGGCCGACAACGACCGCAGCGCATCGGTACGCGCAATGCCGATCTTCATCTCCTGGAGCACCCGGTGGACCTCGCTCGGCATCGGGCCGGAGAGGTTCCCGGCGACCTGTGCCATCGCCGCGTCCAGGCCCAGCCCGGCCTCGACGCCGATCACCAGCGCGTCGAGGACGTCCGGCAGCGACTTCGCCAGGTCCTTCTGCCGTTTGACGCCGATGTCGTAGATGACGAGGTCGGGGATGAAGAGGCCGAAGACCGCGGCGGCGGGTCCGGCCAGCACCGCACCGGGTGTGCCCCACAACGCCGCGCCGAGCAGGGCACCGGCGAGGCCCGCGGCCACCATCAGCTGGCCGCGGCGGCGGACGACCGCGTCGATCGGGCGGTCGTCGGGGTTGCCGGCGTAATCGAGCAGCCGGACGAGGCGTACCCGGGCGCCGGGCGGGGTGACCGCCCGGCCCAGCCGGTCGAAGGCGCCGCCCGCCGCGGCCCGCAGGCGCTGGTCCACGGTCGGACCGCGTTCGTCGAGCGGGTGGCGGCGGGTGTTGCCGAACATCCCCAGCGTGCGCATCATGCGTTCGCCGCGGGTCGGCGGCAGCGCCACGGCCAGCACCAGCAGACCCACGGCGGCCGCGCCGGTCACGACGGCGAAGAGCTCGACGAGCAGCAGGGCCATCTCAGACCTCGACCCGGACGACGCGGCGCAGCCAGAGGCCGCCGACGATCAGCAGAACCACGGCGGCGCCGAGCATGAGCAGACCGAGCGGCTCGGTGTAGAGCGGCCGGATGTACGCGGTGCGGAACAGGAACATCCACGCGCCGATGGTGAGCGGCATCGCCAGCAGGATCATCGCCGAGAGCCGCCCCTCCGCGGAGAGCGACCGCACGTTGCGCCGCAGTTCCTCGCGTTCACGCATGGTGTCGGCGGTTGTCTGCAGGACCTCGGACAGGTTGCCGCCGACCTCGCGCTGCAGGCGGATGGCCATGACCAGCCACTTCATGTCCTGGTTGCCGGTACGCAGCCCGACACCCTCGAGCGCGTCCTCGAGGTCGGCACCCAGCCGTGTCTCGGAGATCGCCCGGCGCAGCTCGGCGGAGACCGGGCCCTCGTTGTCGCGGACGCCGTTCTCGATGCCGTGCTGCAGCGTGAAACCGGACCGCAGCGAGCTGACGATCATCTGCAGCGTGTCGGGCAGCTCCTCGGCGAAACGCCGCTTGCGCCGCTCGATCCGCCCCTGCAGCAG
Protein-coding regions in this window:
- a CDS encoding MOSC domain-containing protein gives rise to the protein MEVVEIRRFPVKSLGGELLQTAQVEERGLAGDRLWAVRDEDGKLGSGKNTRRFRRMPGLLSMRAHGDGVVELPDGRRFAVDDPAGHRAVSHLLSRNVTIEREQQVKHHDEGPVSVISTAALRRLGELVGEPVDPLRFRANVLVDLPGSGFLEDGWLGGNVQVGPEVVLRPVRRLTRCVMVDLGQKDGRLLKAVADHHEMTFGVWATVERPGRIAVADSVRVG
- a CDS encoding type II secretion system F family protein, translating into MIVAAVAGAAAVFLISYAVLDALFGRTFFQRRLDALRRFAVQRPPEKGRLLRLFRAEVTRAGEVLARLSRLDNHTLLDAAAMPIRPAEWLVIRFGAALALALVLGLILPWFLGVPAGLLAGFLIPNALLQGRIERRKRRFAEELPDTLQMIVSSLRSGFTLQHGIENGVRDNEGPVSAELRRAISETRLGADLEDALEGVGLRTGNQDMKWLVMAIRLQREVGGNLSEVLQTTADTMREREELRRNVRSLSAEGRLSAMILLAMPLTIGAWMFLFRTAYIRPLYTEPLGLLMLGAAVVLLIVGGLWLRRVVRVEV
- a CDS encoding L,D-transpeptidase, whose amino-acid sequence is MTSMRRSVVAVVTLVVVTPLALAACSGDEDKPSPAAWVGASSAPPPSGSVPESGSTEPGATGGAGAVSLTVTPATGKKNVPVSTEIGFKVSGGKVTTVALKDAGGKAVSGELREDGSAWVPSKTLKTSKKYDATVTAVDAAGAKKTVTTSFTTMGKAGKQTGTGLYLFDDRTYGVAMPVVVEFNPGIKKKDRAAVQKRMFVKTEPAQPGVWSWTSSGTQAYYRGPSYWKTGTKLTVRIAVGGLPTGSGRYGDRDRAATSKIGRSFIMKVDNKTKKMTVVQDGKTVRTLPVSLGKKSTPSSSGTMVVMEKKAATVFDTTAELGPTEGYRTEIEYAQRITWSGQYIHSAPWSVGAQGNRNVSHGCVNVSPSNARWLFDKTLIGDPITVRGTGDKLAAGNGWTAWDMSWKEFVKGSALPVSAELAAAQGDA
- a CDS encoding L,D-transpeptidase, with product MAAAALVAASVLVSAGACSGDKAETPSWQGGGQGSSEAPSPQPTLSTVAVTSPAADAKDVAASTEIKYDSEDADNTSVEVKDADGGEVKGTLDKDSKVFTPAKALGWGKTYTVTVNGTPSGDKGGSTTSTFTVMKKPSKLVRVTSFLGDGQTVGVGMPMIVKFGRSVPEKYRDDVQRRMTVTASPVQEGIWHWISPTEVHYRPKTYWKAYTKIFYKVQLAGVPMGDGWYGRSDLTVDLKVGRSFVMTVSNKTKKMTVKQDGKVVKTIPVSLGKKDTPSSSGTMVVIEKKEHTVFDTMAELGPEEGYRTKIDYAQRITWSGQFIHAAPWSEGVQGRTNVSHGCVNVSMAMGKWLFGRTMLGDPITVSGTEEKLKNGNGWTDWNMSWDEYKKGSAI
- a CDS encoding AfsR/SARP family transcriptional regulator — translated: MWDLRILGPVELFAGERRLDLGPAKQRAVLAALAVDTGQTVPIEVLIDRVWDETPPRTVRNALHTYVLRLRRLLETLDDTGVRLEFRNGGYALRADPERVDLFRFRRLIRRTRGGAEQLREALGLWHGQPLAGLRGEWAAQLRDDLEQQRLSATLTLAPLELDLGTPPGTVVDLLKPMLEAHPLVEPLAAVLIRALRADGRPSEALAWYRRTRDRLHDELGALPGPELEAAHQATPPPARPANAPRQLPLDVRGFTGREAELSRLDDLLEEGDGLVVAAVSGTAGVGKTTLAVHWAHGVRDRFPDGQLYVNLRGFDPDGPPAAAAEALRGFLDALGVPSQRIPADVPAQSALFRSRLTGKRMLILLDNAADAAQVRPLLPAEPGCLALVTSRASLSGLVATEGARPLRLDTMPGTDGRALLARRVGDRRIKDEPEAVDRILTACAGLPLALAITAARAATHPHFSLGTVAAELDDARHRLDALADADPATDVRAVFSWSYRTLDPATARLFRLLGLHPGPDASLGAVASLAGQTAAEVRPLLTRLIQANLLVEQPAGRYGCHDLLRAYARELTDRDDAEEERRAATRRVLDFYLHTALIGDRRLYPNRTKRHFAPDPLVGGVTPEPLADLAAAQTWFAREERVLRAAVDLAAATGHDKHAFLLPWALATYFEREWNERDWIACLNIAHQAAERSGDRYRRARTHYSLGYAHRELGRPSEAYEHLVKALDLLGDDDTTGENAIVLLNLGTTARRLGRHDEALEQGRRAMEIYRTHGDRPGEASALNNIGWVHVVLGNYAEALEHCRLAVKIQEEEGNWTGAAHSWDSVGYVHHHLGNYAEAVTCYHRSRDLFRDQGDRRLEAIILTHLGDTHLAAGDPPAARDAWRQALDIYEEIDHTDSEEVRAKLRDDLARVHP
- a CDS encoding PRC-barrel domain-containing protein, coding for MSDNTAPEDLGVPQSFLVLDDGTAVYDRAGDKVGTVEHVLADDQEDIFHGVVVKTSDGHRYASAAQIDGIFEHGVIVAVPAAELKEPAENPAPDDDSSFTEGLRKAWNWLIQPK
- a CDS encoding response regulator, yielding MRSLEILVVDDDDADALMISEALENADRSTTVNRVADGREALDYLLRTPPYEQAQRPDLILLDLNMPRMDGRETLAAIKTDDRLKAIPVVILTTSGAAPDIESSYQHRANAYVTKPFGLDEFEATVRTIDRFYREVALLPPTT
- a CDS encoding type II secretion system F family protein, with protein sequence MALLLVELFAVVTGAAAVGLLVLAVALPPTRGERMMRTLGMFGNTRRHPLDERGPTVDQRLRAAAGGAFDRLGRAVTPPGARVRLVRLLDYAGNPDDRPIDAVVRRRGQLMVAAGLAGALLGAALWGTPGAVLAGPAAAVFGLFIPDLVIYDIGVKRQKDLAKSLPDVLDALVIGVEAGLGLDAAMAQVAGNLSGPMPSEVHRVLQEMKIGIARTDALRSLSARTTVRELQSFVTAVVQAGELGVPIAGVLREHARDQRTKRRQRAEEQAQKVPIKLLFPVLFCLFPVIFVVILGPGVLRLLDTLNR